Proteins from one Phaenicophaeus curvirostris isolate KB17595 chromosome 16, BPBGC_Pcur_1.0, whole genome shotgun sequence genomic window:
- the LOC138727780 gene encoding LOW QUALITY PROTEIN: cytoplasmic phosphatidylinositol transfer protein 1-like (The sequence of the model RefSeq protein was modified relative to this genomic sequence to represent the inferred CDS: inserted 1 base in 1 codon), protein MLVKEYRICVPLTTEELSARLPCCMGQLYTISKHSHQESERGEGVEVVKNEPHKDPVHGPGQFTEKRIHLSSKLPSWAQAVTPRIFCITSALCSFLPKFSIYTETKYEDNCRDSENIFHNDKVLGDHEVSFLDIAFNAIPKRYYHSLEDPRFFSLAKTGQGPLQEGWRHHIKPIMCSYKLVSVKFEVWGLQTWVEQFIHEVIRDILLIGHQQAITWADKWCGMMMEEVQHYERETQEATNEVLAPTIAISAAEQPXHSAPASSPSTPLSNEAPNFLAPPTTRLHKKLAPETLMLSMLWERAGAE, encoded by the exons ATGCTGGTCAAGGAGTATCGCATCTGCGTGCCACTCACCACCGAGGAGCTGAGTGCGAGGCTGCCC TGCTGCATGGGGCAGCTCTACACCATCAGCAAGCACAGCCACCAGGAGAGCGAGAGGGGCGAAGGTGTGGAGGTAGTGAAGAATGAGCCCCATAAGGACCCCGTCCACGGCCCCGGCCAGTTCACCGAGAAGCGCATCCACCTCTCCAG CAAGCTGCCGAGCTGGGCGCAGGCAGTGACCCCTCGCATCTTCTGCATCACCTCTGCCCTG TGCTCCTTCCTGCCCAAGTTCTCCATCTACACTGAGACCAAGTATGAAGACAACTGCAGGGACAGCGAGAAC aTCTTCCACAACGATAAGGTCCTGGGTGACCATGAGGTCTCCTTCTTGGACATTGCCTTCAACGCGATCCCCAAGCGGTACTACCACAGCCTGGAG GACCCCCGTTTCTTCAGCTTGGCCAAGACGGGCCAGGGGCCGCTGCAGGAGGGCTGGCGCCACCACATCAAGCCCATCATGTGCTCCTACAAGCTGGTGAGTGTCAAATTTGAGGTGTGGGGGCTGCAGACATGGGTGGAGCAGTTCATTCACGAG GTGATCCGGGACATCCTGCTCATCGGGCACCAGCAGGCAATCACATGGGCAGACAAGTGGTGTG GGATGATGATGGAGGAGGTGCAGCACTATGAGCGAGAGACGCAGGAGGCCACCAATGAGGTCCTGGCACCCACCATCGCCATCAGCGCAGCAGAGCAGC CGCACTCGGCCCCTGCCAGTTCCCCCTCCACCCCACTCAGCAACGAGGCCCCCAATTTCCTCGCGCCCCCCACCACTCGCCTGCACAAGAAGTTGGCGCCGGAGACCTTGATGCTGTCCATGCTGTGGGAACGTGCGGGCGCTGAGTGA